aTCTATCTACTAACATGGTCATGTAATGTTTTAGAGAATCCTTGAAGCATtttgtaaaaattaaaatttactttGGTATCTATCTAATTATTTGCCATCtggccatttatttattcatatgtttgttcattcattcatggagCCATTCACCCATTACCTGTACTGAGCATCTACCAGTTTCTTGGAGGGCGTTCTCCAGATGATCCGGGGCTCAGGCTCTCCTCTAGCTGAGCAgtccagctgcagcttctgcccGTAGATCACATCTGTTCTctgaggagatgaggagacgATCTTGGCCTTGGTGGAGGAGAGGTTCCTCCGTACACTGAGTGTAACTGTTCTCCTGCTGGCTGCCACCACATTACTGGCTGTACACTCATATCTCCCAGCATGCCCTGGGGCCAAACCACGTATGAAGAGAGTCCCGTTGGGGAAAACAAGGAGGTTGCGTCCAGTGATGAACTGGGAAGAGGTGAGCTGGATTCCATCAGGTGTAGTCCAGCGGATGACAGGTAGCGGGGCACCTATGGCACTGCAGTTGATGTAGGTATTACTGCCCTCTGAAACAGTAGTGTTCTCACGTTGAGACTGTTGGATGACAGGCGGCAACGCAGAAACATGAAGACGAACTGACACCGTGTCAGcccctgctgcactgctgccGATGCACTTATAAACCCCTCTGTCTGTATAAGTGGCCTGGGTGATTCGGAGAGTGCCGTTACTAAGCACCGCCACTCGCTGTTGAGAAGCAATACCAAGTTGGGCCGTGGTCATGTGGACGTGGTCGGGAAGCACCCATGTCACTCGAGGGGAGGGGTATCCCTGGACAGTGCATTCCAAATTGATGTTGCTACCTAAATACACAGTGGCGTCTCGGTGCCGAGGTTGGAGCACCCGGGGGTGCTGTGATAGAACCACGAGGTTGACCACCATCTTGTCGGTACCGTACTGGTTCTGGACCATGCAGAGGTACTGTCCCCGGTCGATGGGCTGTGTATTCCTGATGATTAATGTGCCATTGGGATGGGCCTCAAATCTCTGAACTCTGGTGTTCTGAGCAACACTCGCCCCTGTGgcattagaaaaaaatgtttattaaaacaaaGATTAGATTGGATTATATCATCCAATCCTagattagactggattagattagattagattgttttatattataatataataatattatattataataataatttataatagTATTTATTATAAtagtattttataatatatagTTTAGATCTCCCTTTGGAATTGACATTGCCTGCACAGCAACAAACGGTgctcaaaccaaaaaaaaaaaaaaaaaagaaagaaagcaacatGATAGATATATAAAAATACTCATTAAAAAATTCTAATACTTTAAcatatcaaatagaaaataatgaatgaaaatgtgcaaaattattgattattaacatgacatacaaaatcacaacaacagTATCAGTGGCAGCTGAGGCTGCGATTTGTGCATTATAAGCCTATTCAGGACAGATCAAAATTTGATTACGGATTGATTAAGGATTACGTGGGGGGGGGGCCAAAAATCGTTTAGTGTTATGCTATAAAAGTGGTTGTTACTATGGTGATTGAGATGTTAGGGGagatcaaaaatatttttgggaGGTTATGAAATATACTGCATATACAGAAACTCCAGAATTACCTGTTTTGAATGTGATCTAATGCAAATATCTTGAGCTATTACATGGTGTTATTTTGTCAGAGTAACATCTGTGGCTCTTAGGCTTCCTGTGATaccacaaacacatgaaaaaccCACATTGGAAACAGATGATGTaactctcattaaaaaaaaaataagatataaacTTTATTAGTTTAGTATGTCGCAATGCTAAGTTCAAAAGTCAGCCCCAATCAGCAGAAAATTCTCACAATGTGACATTATGATTCATACTAAACCTGCTTTAGAAACTGAGATATGTGAGtaaaacagtcaaataataGGTTTTGATCACACAACTGACGAATGTAGCAGCTGCAACTTTCATTCTGACACgctttttcactcttttcaaTACTTACGCAGGCCGCTGTATCCtctaatcaaaatgttttatttactgGTTTATTGTATAATAATACTGGTACTGCATAATAGTTATGAGGTTGAGTCATACATACCAGTGGCAACTTTTGTCCAGGACAGGAAGGGCATGGGTTCACCCTCAGCCTCACAGGGAAGCTGTGCATCTGTTTCAGCGTTCACAGTAATAGTCTGGATATTGGTCTTTATTATCCGTGGCTTCCCTCTTGGAATAGAGCCTAGTCCAGGTAGCTGATGCCTTCTGGACACATCCTGAGTCAAAGGGGTCCCTGTTCTGAGCCCCTCTCTGGATGTATCAGTCTGTGCAACAGAATTAGGTGCTGTTGAAATTGTTGGAGCAATGGTGGATGTCTGTTTGACCATCTGTCCAATGGTCTGTTTTGGGGTTGAGGAGGTTGGATTGGCTCTATTGCCGAGACTGATTTTCTGGCTGGCAGAGGGAGTTGTGGGATGAGAGGCTATTGTTCTGTTATGCTCTGATCTGTTAATGTTTGGGGGTTCTCTGTCTGGggaaaaaggattttttttggtcTAGGCTGTGGCTGCCTGGAATATGGTTGAATTTAGGAGCCTCCTGAGTGGTGGTCCTCAACAGTGGATCGGTTTTGCCTTCTGTGAATGAAGTTTTGGGCAATGTGACATGCTGCTTCCCTGTGGATGGTATAACAGCAGAGAACTTTGATGTAGTAGAGGAAGGAGGTAGTGTTGAACTAATTCTTGTGCTGGAAGCATCAACATTTACTTGTCTGTGGGCAGTCTCTTTTAGATGCTCGTCCTCCTGTGAGGCAGTGCtggtagttttattttgagTTGAACGATAAGAGCTTTCAGATGCTGCCGGCATCTTTGTGGTAATCCATTCTGTCTCCAAATCTCCCTCAAAAGGCAAGCTGACTGTTGTAACAGAGCCActtagagtgtgtgtgccaaaggttgtgttgatttcatgctGGATCAAGGGAGCAGGTGAGGAGGATGGTCGCAGTGGAAAATGCCTGCTGATCTCTTTGAAAAGCATCTCTTCAGCCTTTTCGGTGGGTGTGTATAGATTTTCTGATTGGTTCTGCTCTACATCTGGTTGCACttgcagtgcagtgtgaaaaTTCTCAGAGGACTTGTCAGAACGTGGCCCAGGTCCAAGGTCTCCCATAACGCTTACCCTTTGTGTCTCCTCTAAGGGTTTAACAGGCGGAAGAGGGGTGCTCATAAACCTCTGCTGACTATCTGGTGTGGGCATATTCAAAAGCTCTGGAGAAGACGCACTCTCTGAGATCTGAGTTGTCGTCTCTCTATAACCCACTCCTGGAGAGGTCGTAGGAAATGATGGTGTGGCTGATGTGCTTTCGAATAGTGGTTTGGCCAGAGGAAGAAGGCTGTCCTTTGTTTTGGGGTGAGTGGCTGGTTTGGTGGCTGCCTCGTCATCATGCCTGGAGACTGTGCTTTCTTTGTGACTCAGTCTGCCTGATGACGTCGTTTGGCTGCCAGTGAATGGAACAGCGGTACTGAAGTTGGCTGTTGTGATTACGGTCTTTTCTGATGCTTCTATTTTTAGCCGTGTGGAGGCAGTGGTCGTGGCTGTTGCTAGGGTAGCATCCACAGGTGTGGTGGTAATAAAAATCCTTGAGGGTCGGTTCAACTTTTGCTTCCTCCTGTTTGGCCTTCTCCTGCGATTCCCGTTCCTTCTCCTAGAATTAGGGTGTCGGACACGAGTGGGCGGCTCCCCTCCAGACCCCTTTCTTGTACTAGGGATGGCTGTTGGAAATGGTGTTGTGAGCAGGGCTTGAGAGTGCAAAATGTCGAGTGTTGTATCTCTGGGCAGGGTATGTGAAGGTGATGTTGTCTCAGCCTCACTAGgatatttttcatttccatcttgACTTGTCTCCATTTCAGTTGGGTTTTCTGAAGGGCTAAGCTGACTTCCGCCTAAAGAAAGTTCTCTGTCCTCATTGGGGCTAGTATAAACATAATCTTTGGCCACGTCCACCGTAGATGCCTTGGATGTATCAAATATTGTGACTGCATCAGCGTCTGCACTAGTGATTTGATTTGCCTGCAGAGACTTGTCATACaatgtactgctgctgcttgccCTGTTTGTGTTAGTCTGCCAGTGGCTAACAGTGCTCTGAGGAACAGATGTGGGATGTGTGAGGGAAAATAAACTACTTGAGGTTGTGTGTGGGTTTAAGTTTATGTCATAGGTGTCATAGGTTGTGTGGTGTGCACTGTGTGTACTATATGTGGCGTGTGGGTCTGCTGTGGCATGTGTGCTGTGGTTATATTGTGTGTTATGTGTCACATTATGTCTATTATGTATGGTATGAGTGTTAGATGTCATGtatgtgttgtctgtgtttgatgTCACATGTGTGCGATGTATATCATTGGTAACAGTGGTGTGCATGTGATGTATCGGTGTCTCGGTGTGTTGCATTGGGCTGTGTGGTGTTGTGGCGTAAACCTGGGTCTCTTCCTCCTGCACAGTCTCTGATGATCCCTCCATATTGTCTTGTGACTGTGTTGTCTGCTCTGTTTCTGGAATCTGTGTGGTATGGTCAACTGGGTTTGGTGTCACACCACTCTGAGAAGTTCTATCTCTAATCTTAGCCAAAATGTCTGCCCATTTCTCTGGGTCTATTTTATTCTTTGACATATTTATCCTTCTCCTGGTCTCAACTGTAATTTTCCTATCTTCAGCATGTGATCCTGTTGGCTTTCGCAGCACCGGTGGCCTCCGCCACATATTTCTAGATGGATGGACTACCCTCCTGCTAGCACCCACCCCTCCTGGACCTCTCCTTCTCAAAAGATCATGGCGGCTCATTGGAGCCCCCTGCTGAGGAACCCCCTCATCCCCAGATGCCTCCTCTGTATCCTCTGTGGGTACTTTAATTTTGGTATTGACTCCTGAGGCTGACTGAGGTCTTGTTGGAAACTTCCTCAGTGGCCTTATCGTTCCTGTGCGTCTGGTGATGGTGACTTTTGTAGCGAGCGTATCCACACCATGTTGATTTATGGCAATGCATTTATAGGAACCACTGTCCGATAACTGACCTTGTGGGATTTGCAAAGTGCCGTTAGAATAGACCAACACTCTGGAAGAGTTGGTCTTGAAACTTACTATGTTGCTGCTTGGTAGAATCCAGTGAATTTCAGCATCAGGTGAGCCAGATGCCATGCAAGGCAAGGAAACAGGGTCCCCGGCAAATCCCTCTATAGGTGGAGATGAGTTATTCTCTCCTGGAGGAGGGCTGGAGGATTCCTCCACTGTCAGACGAAATGGCAGGATGGCGAGGTCTCCATGAACCTTGGCGATACAGTAGTAAATTCCTGTGTCTGAGTGGCTGACGGCTTTAATGACCAGCTGTCCTTCACTGGAGACAGAAACCCTGTTGTCTGGACTGCTGTACGGCGCCTCCACCTTAGAGCCATCTGGCAACATCCAGTGGATAACCACTGGGCCAGAACTGTGCACGTTACAGTACATTTGCCTAGCGCTGCCCACTATAGCACTCAACACTGTCCGAGAGGTGTTTGTGGACTCAATCATCACCcatgtcctcctctgtctccgCTCCAGCTCAGTCTCCACGGTCTGTGAAAGGTGGGTGCTGAGGATCAACTTTACTCTCTTCCCTGTGGACTGAGGCCTGTTCAGCTGGAGGTCTATAGATGTCTGCATCAGCCATGCTGGTTGGGCCATGATATTAACCTTCACACCCGTGTAGTACAGGGCatccctctctgtgtcctgTCTGTACATGTAGCTTGGATGAGGCTCTTCGTTCAGCATCCTCTCCCTTTGTAAGTGGGCTGGTACACTGCTGTAGTATGCAATGAGCCTCCACAGGCGCTCATAGTTTTCCCTGTCGATAGGGCATTCCAGATCCACGGACAAAGTCATGTTGGACGCCAGCTGCAGATGGTTGACCTGCTCCCAGCTGATCTTGCTGACCTCTCTGGGTTCACCAATACTGCACTCCAGATCCACCTTATTCCCATGTTCGTCTGACAGGCCCAGGGAGACGTTACCAAATGGTTCCCTAAACTCCTCCAGGGTCATGACCTCACTTTCGGTGTCCTCAGGTAGGGTGGCCCTTTGAGGGGAACTGATGATAGGGCTGCTGCAGACCATATTCTCCACAGCATGGAGCTCCTTCCTCTGGAGGTGCTTGGGGGAGGAACACACAGGACACAGCTGGCCACCAGGGAGGGCTTTGTCCTTTTTACACTTCAAAACAcctgataaaaaacaaaacaaaacacataagcAACACTGTTATCAATTACATTGCCTCTACACTGGcaaaatcaagtaaaaaaagACAGTGGTTTTCAACTTTCTCATGCCCTGGAACACCAAGTTGACTCTTATTAAGCCCTAAGGattctgatatgaaaagatattttggtttgtgttcattttggaAGTGAATACTTGttgaataaattcaaagtggtgacaTTAAAAAATCAGGTTAAATGAATCActcatacatatttttgtgttgtagtGATGTCTGGTGAATTAACcttttgaaatctgagcaaatccacttggtttctttcaaaaacaaggggaaaaggcaattagcaaattagcaaaacattaccagaacatttgtggaaaaaaatgcaaaaaattaccagaatgtaaaaaaaaaaagaaaaaaaaaatgagtatcACACAGACTACCCATCTGCATATCCCATACAAACATTTTCTTACACAACCTGTCATTGTCCATAATcactatttttttcccaaaatctACTAATACTGATACTTAATTACCCATTAAAAGTAAGTGGGGACTGGAAACTATCCCAACATGCAGTgagtgaaagaaaaggaaataattATTGGGATTCAAATGAAACTATAAGGCATCACAGAATAAcacaatcattaaaaaaaaaaaaaaaaaaaaaaaaatagcaataaagaAAAGAGATGGTCCCTGTTCAAAAGTTTGCATGCCTTAGTTCCTAATACTGTGTATTGCTCCTCGCATCTATGATGGCTTGCAGTCTTTTGTGATAGTTGTAGATGAGGCCTTTTATTTTGGTGGTAAAGGTGGTAAAGCTGCCCATTCTTCTTGGCAAAAAGCCTCCAGGTCCTGTAAATTCTTGGGTTATCTTACATGAACTGCACGTTTGAGGTTTCCACAAAGTGGCTTGATGATATTGAGGTCAGGAGACAGTGATGGACACTCCAGAACCTTCACTTGTCTCTGCTGTAGCCACTGATAAGTTGACTTGGCCTTATGTTTTGGATCACTGTCATGCTGGAAAGTCCAAGTGTGTCCCATGTGCAGCTTCTGGGCCGATGAACGCAAATTGTCCTCCAATATTTTCTGACAACTTGCTGTATTCATTTTGCCATGAATTTTGACTAAATTCCctgtgctgctgtagcttcaCACATCCCAAAAACATCAGAGATGcacctccatgcttcacagtagGGATGGTGTACTTTTCATCATAAGCCTTGTTGACTCCTCTCCAAACTTAGTGTTTATGGTTATGACCATTAAGTTCAATTTTGGTCTCATCACTCCAAATGACTTTGTTCCAGAAGTTTTGAGGCTTCTCTAGGTGCTGTTTGGCATATTGTAAGTGGGCTGTTTTTGTGGCGTTGGCGCAGTAGCAGCTTTTTTCTGGCAACTTGACCGTGCAGCCCATTTTTGCTCAAGTACTTCCTTATTGTGCATCTTGAAACAGTCACACCACTTTTTTTTGAAGTGAAGCCTGTATTTCAGCTGAAGTTGCTTGGGGGTTTTTCTTTGCGTCCTGACCAATTTTTCTGGCAGTTGTGGCTGAAATCTTTGTTGGCCTACCTGACCGTGGCTTGGTATCAACAGAGCCACTGATTTTCCACTTCTATGTCAGAATTTGAACACTGctgatttgcattttcaaatctttGGATATCTTTTCGATACCCTTTTCCTAATTTATACAGTTCAGCTACATTTTCTCGCCAGTTCTTAGACAATTCTTTTGCTTTCCCCATGGCTCAGTGTCCAGCAAAGTCCGTGCATTCCTGGATGAAATGTGCAGGGGTCTCTCAAGGGCTAAAAAAACCTCACTGCCTATTTATACACAGACACTAATTACAATCAAACAAGTCATAGGTATGGAAACCTACCCTCAGTATCCATTTAAACCTGTGTGTgtcaacttgtgtgtgtgttatcaggccaaacattcaaggGTATGTAATCCTTGGATCAGGGCCATTTGGGTGATTTCAGTTATCATTAGGATTTAAAATGCACAATTATGTGATAATAAGTAGCTTCACCTGGCCACTATCCCTAAATTAAAGAAAAGTTTTCTGCATGATCAgtcatattttcaaaaaaaaaaaaaaaaaagtcaatatttcACACATTATGCTAGGGTATGTAAACTCATGAGAACAACTGTGATcgaaatcccttgattttcaaatttgaactttttggttgaaacagccaccttataatgctctgcttctgtcCTCACCAgttataaaccacagaactgataattggctgtgtcaagcaaatgtttccccagggactattttctgtagaggatggtgatggaatactggtgtgaagaaagtctgaaggctTTGAAAGTTCATGGTCATATCGGAGtgcaatgaatggaaaccaatggctgaatAAAGGGGAGGAAACATGATATTGCACTCCTAATACAGGACTGCTTCcattgggaaaagattagcagaaacatgaagtatgtatacattttgtagatagcACACTAAACATGCACAGTCCctgctatggtcctttaaccactgagccaccatgccCGCCTCATTCAAAGTAACACAAATCACTCAAGATAACAGAAATTCTAAATGTATTATCTGTATGCTGTTCAGAAATGGAAGGGCTAACCTGGTGAGGTTTTATCCCAGTTGTGAAGCCACCTCATGTGGCAGTCACAGGTCCATGGGTTCCCATGGAGATACAGGTTCTCCAGCTGAGGCATAGCTGCCACCAACGTGGAGGGCAACGACGTCAGCTCGTTGTCCGACAGGTAGAGGTGCCTCACGGTGGAGACATGGAAGTGGCCCATGAGGGAGAAGGTGGTGAAGGTGGCTGGGTGGAGCTGCTGAAGGCGGTTGCCCTCCAGCTGGAGCAGCCGCAGAGAGGTGAGGCCCTGGAAGGCATCTGGGTGGATGAACTCCAGCTGGTTGTGATCTAGGTGTAATCTGGCCAAAGCCCATAGACCCTGCAACGTGTGTCTGTTGATTTCCGTCAGCTTGTTGTAGCTGATCTTCAACATCTAAaccaacaaagaaagagagcaaagaaaGCCATTATTACTAATCATGACATTATCAAAACATATTTGAGACAGGGAagctgacaacaacaacaaagagtgTTATGCTTCTGTGGTTTATGGACTTTTGGGTTGTACTCTGTTTATGGACTTTTTGTGATTTggttttctgtatttgtgtgtggttCATGACAATGGTGTATTAGtgccattgtagggagaaaGATAACATGGAGTCCGGGAAGGGAGGGATTATTATCCAAGAAAAACAttctgaatttctgagattaaagtcgtaaatttatgaaaaaacaaacaaacaaacaaacaaacaaacaaacaaacaaaaaaaaaactcagacattctctgagattaaattgGTACATTTATGAGAGAGaaatctgagattatgaagttgtagaaaatgcatttttctttcacttttttttttttttggcaaggaCCCACATGGCTTGACTTTGCAAGGCTGGATCAGCAACACACTGCAGAGGCTGCTGCTCgccgtgtatcaggcctgcagctgatgacctcatcagattctactttgcaatgggatttaggaacaaggaaattGTGATTTTAGCCTAGAATCACaaacattgttttcttctgaatcagcccaagtcacagcaatgtctcttcagagtccagatgctgatgaggaGATTTCTGATTCTGGgttaaaatcaccaggatttccttgtttcTCAATCCCACTgctgtcacatttttgcaacaatttttcaaaaaaaaattccaagtttctccttgtaaatttgtgactttataatctcagaattttcccaagtttttttttccccagaatacTACCCCCCCCTTCCCTGGCTCCCTTTTCCCCCTACAGTGGCACTAACATGTTGCTGTAAGTTTATTATTGCTATGGTTTTTAGTTTGATATTTTCCCCTCTAAGTCCTAGCTCTAATTTCCCTAGTGTTTCTTGTATCTTGATATTCTGTGCTCTTTGTCCCTCATGTTCATCCATAGTCCTGTCAGCTGGTTGTTTCccccacacctgtcctgcatTAGTCCCTTTAGCCCTGCCCTTGTGCTGCCTGTCCTTGTTGTCAGTTCAGCCAGTCCTCTTGTCCCTCCAGGCTTGCGAGCCTGCCCCTTCACCAGGTGTGTCTAGTTTTGTCATCTGTCTcctgtgtatatatacatgtgtcTTGTCAGTACACCTTGTGGGAtcatgtgtgtgcctgcctgcctaGTTTTGGCTTTTCTGTGCTCCCATGTATCCTGACTTCACTTCAGCTTGCCATCTCCTGTGTTTGGGCCCCCCTGCTGCACTCTGCATAACAAAGAGGCAAGAGAGAGTTTAATGCTACCTGTTAGAGTTGCTGCACTGTTACTGTGGATCAAGGGTTAATTAGGTTTTTATTATAGGCTACCAATAAGTTTAATAATGCTCTCTTAAattgacattttcatttgaatccccgctaaagcatttttttttttttaacgattAAACACAAAATGGCCTCTGGCTGTGTTGGTAGTGTGAAGAAAGCTGAATCAAAACACCAACACTTGTGTTAGTCAATCACTGAACTATGCATATAAAATTGTAGCAAAATATGACTAATTTCCATTGTGAAAGGAGCATGGGCAGTCTTCCTCACCTCAAATTTCCATTCTATATTTGAACACTGAGAAGTAACTAAGGTGACAGTAGGGGAGAGGCAGATGGATTCAGTTCTACAACAGTGGACGGCCGGGGGCATTTAACAACTTGACTACTTGTGGtgataatttttcatttttttgtgatatcTGGGGAGAGCATGCTTCCCCTTAAGGACAACCTGGAGGTTTCCAGATGCTGCTTTGTTCTCAGAGCCACTGATGTGGCAGTagatgttcattcattcatttacagtcAATTTATGATGGGTTTAGTCAGTGTACCTGCAGGGATATGAGGTCCCTGAAAGCTCCATCAGGGAGGCTGTGGATTTCATTCCCATGGACCATCAGAAGCTCCAGCTTCCTCAAACCAGCCAGTGATTTGTCTGTGACCCTATTGATGCTATTGAACctggaaccaaaacaaaatgtgcaggCGGAAAGGGAAAATAAAGCAATTCAGTATGGGACTGGTTATACTGACTTAGAATAAAGTCACTTTCTTACAGCACAATAAAAGTGGAATCCAAGGATTCGCATTAGCAAGGCTGCAGTATAGTAATGTAACAGATGCCAAAGCGATGCTGAGGATGCCAGCAGAACTAACCCCAGGTTCATGCGTTCCACTTGTCTGGAGATGCCAGCTGGGATGGTGATCAGGGAGCGGAAAGTGCAGTGCAGCTCTGTGGGCTGGGGGCAGGAGCAGGGCCGGGGGCAGGGAAGAGGGGCAACTGGGGCCAAAAGCATCAGCGCTGCCACCGCCAGGAGGATGCACACAGCCGGCCGGTCCATCTTCAGCCACTGAAtggacagtcacagcagctgtggGGTAGCAAAGATTATACTAATGATAATGCTCTTAATGATAATACTATCAGTACCACtaatgatgctgctgctgctactattaAAACTACTAATACTAAAGATAATTTCAACACAGCAGGTTCCAAAGCAAAACGGTAAGCTCATGACTGACAGTCAAAATGAACTGAGATTCTTGTCATGAGGTCATAtttaaaacatggaataaaGCAATATGAGATGGAAGGCCTAATTCCTCAAAGCACTCTATTGGTTCAATAGAGTGGCGTACGGAAAAGTGCTGACAGTTTAGGCTGACGTTTTGTCGGTGACTTCTCCAACCCCCATCACCAACTGAATGGATGAACTCCTGCAAAACTGTGCGCATTGCGCTCGGGGTTTTACCGTTAAGTGCATTCTAAATACTTCATGATCCGAGTCCAAAAAtctgtataatgaaatatagaTGCTCTTACCTCAAAACCTCGATAGTCCATCTGCAGAGAGCTCATCAAATTCCATTTGAGCATGGCTTTGGTGAAGTGGATGAAGTCTACATGTCAAGACGCATATCTGGAACAAGTCGGAACACTTCTACGGCGAAGAGGAAGGGGTGTCTGATAAAAATGTTATAAACCTATCCAGagaacaaaatgaacactgattCTGTGGTAAAATGatgagataagaaaaaaaaaaaaaaagtttggggatGAAGTGGCCGTATGCGCTTTCGAGCCCCAGTGAGGGAATGAGTGGAAGAGGCTCTCCAGTGCGCCGTGAGGAGACGCAACAGGAGGAGCCACCAAAGTTTTACTGCTGAAactgagagaaacaggagaagaGGTAGGGTTGCAGTGGTGGGGCTTCACTCAGAAAGAACACGACACAACTGTACTAACACGGAACGAGCCGCTGTGCCTGCTCAGTGCACGGGTGCGCTTTGCTGAGACACATCCAGTGACTCATATTGAAAGCATGAGACACTGTTGACCACAAATGCTGACATCAAACTTCAGCATCAAGACCAGTTGCATGGGAAAAGCAGCGTCTGAGCAATGTCTGAATCAAATGTGATCCGACAAGCTGCGGCATCTCTGCCTCTGCGGTGCAGATGTGTAACAGCAATATGGAGGTCAATAATGGACTCCAGTTGGTAATCATCAGGAGGCAAACAACCAGAAGTCAAttgtattttcagaaaaaaacatgtatctGTTTTACCTTCCCCATTTTTACGTTGTAACTTATATAGTATAACATCACAGGGATGTGTACAAAAAATGGGGGTGCAGGGGCTAAAGCAAAAAAATGGGCACCCACCCCACAAACGCCCTGATGTTACCACACTGCCACTGTGTTCTGGACAGACCCACTTCAAATTCTGCTCAGAGACGAAGAAACCACAGATTTGAcatgttttcattaaaatcatgaaGTCATTCAGTGTCCAGCTGTTTAGATgaatggttttcaaagt
The DNA window shown above is from Myripristis murdjan chromosome 2, fMyrMur1.1, whole genome shotgun sequence and carries:
- the mxra5a gene encoding matrix-remodeling-associated protein 5 codes for the protein MLLAPVAPLPCPRPCSCPQPTELHCTFRSLITIPAGISRQVERMNLGFNSINRVTDKSLAGLRKLELLMVHGNEIHSLPDGAFRDLISLQMLKISYNKLTEINRHTLQGLWALARLHLDHNQLEFIHPDAFQGLTSLRLLQLEGNRLQQLHPATFTTFSLMGHFHVSTVRHLYLSDNELTSLPSTLVAAMPQLENLYLHGNPWTCDCHMRWLHNWDKTSPGVLKCKKDKALPGGQLCPVCSSPKHLQRKELHAVENMVCSSPIISSPQRATLPEDTESEVMTLEEFREPFGNVSLGLSDEHGNKVDLECSIGEPREVSKISWEQVNHLQLASNMTLSVDLECPIDRENYERLWRLIAYYSSVPAHLQRERMLNEEPHPSYMYRQDTERDALYYTGVKVNIMAQPAWLMQTSIDLQLNRPQSTGKRVKLILSTHLSQTVETELERRQRRTWVMIESTNTSRTVLSAIVGSARQMYCNVHSSGPVVIHWMLPDGSKVEAPYSSPDNRVSVSSEGQLVIKAVSHSDTGIYYCIAKVHGDLAILPFRLTVEESSSPPPGENNSSPPIEGFAGDPVSLPCMASGSPDAEIHWILPSSNIVSFKTNSSRVLVYSNGTLQIPQGQLSDSGSYKCIAINQHGVDTLATKVTITRRTGTIRPLRKFPTRPQSASGVNTKIKVPTEDTEEASGDEGVPQQGAPMSRHDLLRRRGPGGVGASRRVVHPSRNMWRRPPVLRKPTGSHAEDRKITVETRRRINMSKNKIDPEKWADILAKIRDRTSQSGVTPNPVDHTTQIPETEQTTQSQDNMEGSSETVQEEETQSTVSHWQTNTNRASSSSTLYDKSLQANQITSADADAVTIFDTSKASTVDVAKDYVYTSPNEDRELSLGGSQLSPSENPTEMETSQDGNEKYPSEAETTSPSHTLPRDTTLDILHSQALLTTPFPTAIPSTRKGSGGEPPTRVRHPNSRRRNGNRRRRPNRRKQKLNRPSRIFITTTPVDATLATATTTASTRLKIEASEKTVITTANFSTAVPFTGSQTTSSGRLSHKESTVSRHDDEAATKPATHPKTKDSLLPLAKPLFESTSATPSFPTTSPGVGYRETTTQISESASSPELLNMPTPDSQQRFMSTPLPPVKPLEETQRVSVMGDLGPGPRSDKSSENFHTALQVQPDVEQNQSENLYTPTEKAEEMLFKEISRHFPLRPSSSPAPLIQHEINTTFGTHTLSGSVTTVSLPFEGDLETEWITTKMPAASESSYRSTQNKTTSTASQEDEHLKETAHRQTDTSREGLRTGTPLTQDVSRRHQLPGLGSIPRGKPRIIKTNIQTITVNAETDAQLPCEAEGEPMPFLSWTKVATGASVAQNTRVQRFEAHPNGTLIIRNTQPIDRGQYLCMVQNQYGTDKMVVNLVVLSQHPRVLQPRHRDATVYLGSNINLECTVQGYPSPRVTWVLPDHVHMTTAQLGIASQQRVAVLSNGTLRITQATYTDRGVYKCIGSSAAGADTVSVRLHVSALPPVIQQSQRENTTVSEGSNTYINCSAIGAPLPVIRWTTPDGIQLTSSQFITGRNLLVFPNGTLFIRGLAPGHAGRYECTASNVVAASRRTVTLSVRRNLSSTKAKIVSSSPQRTDVIYGQKLQLDCSARGEPEPRIIWRTPSKKLVDAQYSFDPRIKVFANGTMTVQSMTDKDSGDYLCLARNKMGDDYALLRVNVLTRPAKIEQKQHRSNQEVVYGGDLKVDCVASGLPDPEISWALPDGTMVNPVKQTDRVSGGRSRRYVVFDNGTLYFNDVDMREEGDYTCYAENQLGKDEMKIRVKIKAVADPPRIQDKNHKVIKVFYGETVSLRCTAKGEPTPVITWMSPTNRVISSSSDKYQVLNDGTLVVYKAQRFDGGNYTCTARNNAGQDHRVIRVEVLVTPPVINGFRGTTNTIRVTAIRDQRKMVDCAAKGIPTPRVMWVLPGNIILPAPYYSSRMTVHSNGTLDIRSPKRTDTGQLACIARNEGGEAKLMINLDVKEVVERPQIRGPKTDSMSLTVGNVMTLNCSYEGNILPHVTWILPNGTPMLSGARLSKFYHRPDGSLIITNPSVSEAGMYRCLGRNSAGLVEHTITLFPGKKPEISNRYTSPVSVMNGESIWLHCLSSGEPLRLTWTLPSGVILSRPQRAGRYTVLSNGTLAIQQASVYDRGSYVCRAGNEYGSSLLSVPVVVIAYPPRITNGPPSVTYAKRGVAVQLNCIAAGIPRAEVAWETPDKNRLAVSTQPRLFGNKYLHPQGALIIQNPTQRDAGYYRCTARNAIGVDSKATYLNVF